From Nymphalis io chromosome 10, ilAglIoxx1.1, whole genome shotgun sequence, a single genomic window includes:
- the LOC126771372 gene encoding myosin-2 essential light chain isoform X2 produces MAGYSEDQLAEFQEAFQLFDSRGDGKIHVAQIGDALRALGQNPTESDVKKCTLHLKPDERISFEVFLPIYQAISKARSGDTANDFIEGLRHFDKDGNGFISSAELRHLLSTLGEKLSDDEVEQLLQGQEDSQGNINYENFVHLIMQG; encoded by the exons ATG GCTGGATATTCTGAAGATCAACTAGCAG AGTTTCAGGAGGCATTTCAACTGTTTGACTCCCGTGGGGATGGCAAAATCCATGTGGCTCAAATAGGAGATGCTCTTCGTGCCCTGGGGCAAAATCCGACTGAGTCTGATGTCAAGAAGTGCACACTGCATCTGAAGCCTGATGAGAGAATATCTTTTGAGGTCTTCTTGCCCATTTACCAA GCTATTTCCAAGGCTAGGAGTGGTGACACTGCAAATGATTTTATTGAGGGTCTGCGCCATTTTGACAAGGATGGTAACGGTTTCATTTCATCTGCCGAGCTGCGCCACCTATTATCCACTCTTGGAGAGAAGTTGAGTGATGATGag GTGGAGCAACTGCTGCAAGGACAAGAGGACTCCCAGGGGAACATCAACTATGAAAACTTTGTGCATCTTATAATGCAAGGTTGA
- the LOC126771304 gene encoding serine/threonine-protein kinase grp, with product MAAGGEFVEGWLVAQVLGEGAYGEVRLLVHSRSGACVALKAVRAGEEGTREAALHRALRHPHVLRCLGERRHNQLHYLFLEYAQGGELFDRIEPDAGMPPQDARRYWRQLAAGLHYLHSRGVAHRDIKPENLLLDNDDNLKISDFGMATLFRHGSRERLLARVCGTVPYAAPEVLRAEQQPYRAPPADLWAAALVLLAMLAGELPWERASLEDPRYAMWNAWVEAERAHTTVPGGVWRKLRPGALALLRRALRPDAARRPALEALLEHRWLTQSDIDLAQPREGTKRVWSSQPLMAAETGAGDQDAPVLSAADMDELLSYSQPAHTDDLLLSTPPDGTQGTQPGLLQRLVRRMTRVWMRCDDTAALKALTDLLDEKRYVWRRIHPRILAIDCGDEVRMRAWALRVCQEDSEAHSVLEFRRSRGCGLAFKRRYLELRRSLQPLSTPPPPRADVLSAPLFALEPMDTTMDHS from the exons ATGGCTGCCGGTGGTGAATTCGTTGAGGGTTGGCTGGTCGCGCAAGTTCTCGGCGAGGGTGCATATGGAGA GGTTCGACTGCTGGTGCATTCGCGTTCGGGCGCATGCGTCGCACTGAAGGCTGTGCGCGCTGGGGAAGAAGGCACGCGCGAGGCGGCGCTGCACCGCGCGCTGCGTCACCCGCACGTGTTGCGCTGTCTGGGCGAGCGCCGCCATAACCAGTTGCACTATTTGTTCCTGGAGTACGCGCAGGGCGGCGAGTTGTTCGATCGCATCGAACCCGACGCCGGCATGCCGCCTCAAGACGCGCGTCGTTACTGGCGCCAGCTAGCCGCGGGCCTGCATTATCTGCACTCGCGAGGAGTCGCTCATCGCGATATTAAGCCTGAGAATCTCCTGCTCGATAACGATGACAATCTTAAAATATCCGATTTCGGAATGGCAACTCTCTTCAG GCATGGGTCTCGCGAGCGGCTGCTAGCGCGCGTGTGCGGCACGGTGCCGTACGCCGCACCCGAGGTGCTGCGCGCCGAGCAGCAACCCTaccgcgcgccgcccgccgacCTGTGGGCCGCGGCGCTCGTGCTGCTCGCCATGCTCGCCGGTG AGTTGCCGTGGGAGCGAGCTAGTTTGGAGGATCCGCGTTATGCGATGTGGAATGCATGGGTGGAGGCAGAGCGAGCACACACGACGGTACCCGGCGGTGTCTGGCGTAAATTGAGACCCGGTGCTCTGGCGCTCCTGCGGCGCGCGCTGCGACCCGACGCCGCACGGCGCCCTGCGCTCGAGGCGCTGCTCGAGCATCGCTGGCTCACGCAGAGTGACATCGACCTCGCGCAGCCCCGCG AAGGAACCAAGCGAGTATGGAGCTCGCAGCCTCTAATGGCTGCCGAGACGGGTGCGGGGGACCAAGACGCGCCTGTGCTGAGTGCAGCGGATATGGACGAACTGCTCAGCTACTCGCAGCCCGCACACACAGACGACTTGCTGCTGTCCACCCCGCCTGACGGCACGCAGGGCACGCAGCCCGGCTTGCTGCAGCGACTGGTGCGGCGCATGACGCGCGTCTGGATGCGCTGTGATGACACGGCGGCGCTGAAAGCGCTCACCGACCTTCTGGACGAGAAGCGCTACGTTTGGCGCCGTATACATCCACGCATC CTGGCTATTGACTGCGGGGACGAAGTACGTATGCGTGCGTGGGCTTTGCGTGTGTGCCAGGAGGATAGCGAAGCACATTCGGTGTTGGAGTTTCGTCGGTCTCGCGGATGCGGGTTGGCATTCAAGCGCCGCTATTTGGAGCTTCGCCGCTCGTTGCAGCCACTGTCTACACCGCCTCCCCCGCGTGCCGACGTGCTTTCTGCGCCTTTGTTTGCGCTGGAGCCTATGGACACAACAATGGACCACTCTTGA
- the LOC126771253 gene encoding protein borderless, which produces MGELWLRAWTLRFVALTTLLHFVYGSLLPLETERLRASVGGYAVMNCHLDFPFGNEIPYHLQWDKDGETIFSWYSGEGEPQVADRWGGRVRRVGGHGLGGGSVNVSAVRETDAGLYHCRVTFPNRTPPARNNGTFYYLDVDGGNLIVTPPMNVTVLEGKRAELECLPKSPEWVVQWYREGMPIEALPELALRSELAINGSLILRHTISTDLGEYECRISAPDGQMQSASGFLDVQYKAKIVYSPKERFLPYGKSASLDCHFSANPPLTNLRWEKDGFLFDPYNVLDVFYSRNGSLLFNRVDESHEGLYSCTPYNSLGSEGSSAGVRVRVQRPPALAARPQPLYLVRLGATVNLPCTVATEPYYALPSIRWAKKDGSELPEGRYSLMEGNLTINDVQEEDRGVYICTVSNEADELTVETELLIENVPPRAPYNLTARASFESIHLSWVPGHNGVDVEYNVWYRERSESEWRTMKILSRGVTDATLVGLRSATDYELRVLSQDYIGDGLFSKPIFVRTLDPELREDESETMFAVAVTESATSTGVFIGTSGAVAGEGGPGELAVNVRLIEEGVLVRWSREPSESARCTLRWYDAGEPVHRLLATVSTLQDYVLVSEVEEGASYWARVQCANAQGGAALHVPEYARLRGVAVGSAAAALLLAALAAALCLARRRLRPHSLDKRTR; this is translated from the exons ATGGGTGAGCTCTGGCTACGAGCGTGGACTTTGCGGTTCGTAGCGCTGACGACGCTGCTGCATTTTGTGTACGGCTCGCTGCTACCGCTCGAGACGGAGCGCCTACGCGCGAGTGTGGGTGGTTATGCTGTGATGAATTGTCATCTCGATTTTCCATTCGGCAACGAAATACCATATCATCTACAATGGGATAAAGAT GGCGAAACTATCTTCTCTTGGTACAGCGGCGAAGGAGAGCCGCAAGTGGCAGACCGGTGGGGAGGACGAGTGCGGCGCGTGGGCGGGCACGGGCTCGGCGGTGGCTCCGTCAACGTGAGCGCGGTGCGCGAGACCGACGCCGGCCTTTACCATTGCCGCGTCACCTTCCCTAATCGCACTCCACCCGCGCGCAACAATGGGACGTTCTATTACTTAGATGTCGACG GTGGTAATTTAATCGTTACACCGCCAATGAATGTAACGGTTCTCGAAGGAAAGCGTGCTGAGCTTGAATGCCTTCCCAAGAGTCCTGAATGGGTTGTGCAGTGGTATCGTGAGGGAATGCCTATTGAGGCTTTGCCAGAGCTGGCGTTGCGTTCGGAGTTAGCGATTAATGGCAGCTTAATTTTGCGGCATACGATCAGCACCGACCTGGGCGAGTACGAATGTCGTATCAGTGCGCCTGATGGTCAAATGCAGAGTGCTAGTGGATTTTTGGACGTTCAGT aTAAAGCAAAAATTGTTTACTCACCAAAGGAAAGGTTTCTACCATATGGAAAATCAGCTAGTCTTGACTGCCACTTCAGCGCTAATCCCCCTTTGACGAATCTGCGCTGGGAAAAGGATGGATTTTTATTTGACCCTTACAATGTACTCGACGTTTTTTATAGCAGAAATGGAAGTCTTCTTTTTAATCGC GTTGACGAATCTCACGAAGGGCTATATTCGTGTACGCCGTACAACTCATTGGGTTCCGAGGGTTCGTCGGCTGGCGTTCGTGTGCGCGTGCAACGGCCTCCGGCTCTAGCAGCGCGTCCGCAGCCCTTGTATCTCGTAAGACTCGGTGCTACGGTGAATCTGCCTTGCACTGTAGCTACAGAGCCTTATTATGCATTGCCATCCATCCGTTGGGCAAAG aaaGATGGCAGTGAACTACCTGAAGGACGATACTCATTAATGGAAGGAAATCTTACTATTAATGACGTGCAAGAAGAGGATCGTGGTGTGTACATATGTACGGTGAGCAATGAGGCGGACGAGCTCACCGTGGAGACTGAGCTGCTCATTGAGAACGTGCCGCCTCGCGCTCCTTACAATCTCACCGCTCGGGCTTCCTTTGAATCTATTCATCTCTCTTGGGTGCCTG GTCACAACGGTGTCGATGTGGAGTATAATGTATGGTACCGCGAGCGTTCAGAAAGCGAGTGGCGAACTATGAAGATCCTGTCCCGCGGCGTCACCGACGCTACGCTGGTGGGGCTGCGATCCGCAACCGATTACGAGCTCCGTGTTCTGTCACAGGACTATATCGGCGACGGGCTTTTTAGCAAGCCGATTTTCGTACGAACGCTAG ATCCAGAACTACGGGAGGATGAAAGTGAAACCATGTTTGCCGTGGCGGTGACAGAAAGCGCGACGAGTACGGGCGTATTTATTGGAACCAGTGGGGCAGTGGCTGGCGAAGGAGGTCCGGGTGAGCTGGCCGTAAATGTACGTCTCATCGAGGAAGGTGTCCTCGTGCGTTGGAGTCGTGAGCCTAGTGAAAGCGCGCGTTGTACGCTGCGCTGGTACGATGCTGGCGAACCCGTGCATCGTCTCCTCGCCACTGTTAGCACGCTACAGGATTATGTTCTCG TAAGCGAAGTGGAGGAAGGTGCCAGCTACTGGGCTCGCGTGCAATGCGCGAATGCGCAGGGCGGTGCTGCCCTGCACGTGCCGGAGTACGCCCGGCTGCGTGGCGTAGCGGTAGGGTCGGCGGCAGCGGCGCTGCTGTTAGCTGCGCTTGCCGCCGCGCTGTGCCTGGCGCGCCGCCGTCTGCGTCCTCACTCACTCGACAAGCGGACGCGCTGA
- the LOC126771372 gene encoding myosin-2 essential light chain isoform X1, which translates to MFMYEPPTKLNLTSVEEFQEAFQLFDSRGDGKIHVAQIGDALRALGQNPTESDVKKCTLHLKPDERISFEVFLPIYQAISKARSGDTANDFIEGLRHFDKDGNGFISSAELRHLLSTLGEKLSDDEVEQLLQGQEDSQGNINYENFVHLIMQG; encoded by the exons ATGTTCATGTACGAGCCTCCTACTAAGCTTAATCTTACTTCAGTGGAag AGTTTCAGGAGGCATTTCAACTGTTTGACTCCCGTGGGGATGGCAAAATCCATGTGGCTCAAATAGGAGATGCTCTTCGTGCCCTGGGGCAAAATCCGACTGAGTCTGATGTCAAGAAGTGCACACTGCATCTGAAGCCTGATGAGAGAATATCTTTTGAGGTCTTCTTGCCCATTTACCAA GCTATTTCCAAGGCTAGGAGTGGTGACACTGCAAATGATTTTATTGAGGGTCTGCGCCATTTTGACAAGGATGGTAACGGTTTCATTTCATCTGCCGAGCTGCGCCACCTATTATCCACTCTTGGAGAGAAGTTGAGTGATGATGag GTGGAGCAACTGCTGCAAGGACAAGAGGACTCCCAGGGGAACATCAACTATGAAAACTTTGTGCATCTTATAATGCAAGGTTGA